The Drosophila nasuta strain 15112-1781.00 chromosome 2L, ASM2355853v1, whole genome shotgun sequence genome window below encodes:
- the LOC132798998 gene encoding voltage-dependent calcium channel subunit alpha-2/delta-3, translated as MFGTCEKLMTHFAVILTAFLVSQPLLLLLICGPPTTPHGGTTHLSPMLVHASAADEAVGKWATQFGDELYLLAQKITKSQQVKEKYKEYNARVELKNGTELIQSITANVGKMLARKMEAVRCIQEKAEIVNENFEFNQTYAESNFTYYSSKYSTFNGNSSEQLEPNEAEYSYMYRDMQLNPDTHFYNISVDTEHSSVHVPSNVWDRKSTVLRTIQWSEQLDEVFRQNYQSDPALSWQYFGSDTGILRHYPAAQWTDSRTNKLDADTYDCRKRSWYIETATCSKDIVILLDYSGSMTGHRLHVAKFTIRSILDSFSNNDFFTIFRYSNNVTGIVPCFKDALVQATPENIETFNSAIAKLKDPKDYANLTEAYDYAFQILRNYYINRRCNETTNCNQAIMLVTDGVAGNTTEVFEQYNWGNGDNGTSKMNVRIFTYLLGKEVTKVREIQLMACMNRGYYSHVQTLDEVHEEVLKYVDVIATPLVLQDVQHPPTWTHAFTDKTYDPLNSTERRPRLMIAVGVPAFDRSYCHENSTNRRARLLGVAGTDVPVEDIDKLTLPYKLGVNGYSFVVSNNGYVLLHPDLRPIGSNGKMNPNYNSIDFTEVEHLFEDQSPREPGESILNIRRAMVNHEAKEFKDISVKFHYDKMRRVSEEKQDYFFAPLPNTPFTLGIVMPSDYGKTWIKVGDEVDKNKHMKVNISEFFIGENWKVHPDWVYCKYHYLEGHEFKTPEAELREFLEKMMRLDWKFPEQYAEEESDFDDKDDLNCGRKTLGDDAYYCNKELVHLLIFDAKVTNFSYGEWKFENEKERQLIEKFGATLRFVATMSGLTRWQFIFGEVEVDTDQEFGDYHTTAIDETWYKSAILQHHQDNTESFVYSVKHYNDPLEDSDLKVTASHAIFPRDGGKEAPACVVGFQFSQTRMYERFFNITAVDNCNNCLPICTDDDVDCVVIDNNAYIVVGQNLNTTGKFFGEFHGDVMAAMVEKGIFQSIEVYDFQALCKEEPTSPSDGHSLLHPLKLLSLTWKWLIAQLFWHYQRVQWWADGAPFMEYLDNIEDEYVAVGDSNSQSAAKPKEDGDDGDAIFQAPEPEPKYTPCDMQSTLYSLQPESLVGINDYVTVPSTRPFLVKKIPYSNLLLVVVNVLMPSRNVRLTTEPTRITSYESAYPCYKLNMSFYERRRIEECFTVHDNEQNFTYCGNASRLRLTAQLLPLTIILMFYLTRCFMRI; from the exons TGTTGGAAAATGGGCGACACAATTTGGAGATGAACTGTATTTACTGGCCCAAAAGATAACCAAGTCCCAGCAGGTAAAGGAGAAATACAAGGAATATAATGCCCGCGTCGAACTCAAGAATGGCACCGAACTGATCCAATCTATAACCGCAAATGTGGGGAAAATGTTGGCACGCAAAATGGAAGCAGTGCGATGCATTCAGGAGAAGGCCGAGATAGTCAATGAGAACTTTGAATTTAATCAGACATATGCGGAATCGAATTTCACCTACTATTCCAGCAAATATTCCACTTTCAATGGCAACAGTTCCGAACAACTGGAACCAAATGAGGCGGAATATTCGTATATGTATCGCGATATGCAACTGAATCCGGATACACATTTCTACAATATATCCGTGGACACAGAGCATTCTTCGGTGCATGTACCGTCGAATGTCTGGGATCGTAAGAGCACTGTACTTAGGACCATTCAATGGTCAGAGCAACTGGACGAGGTATTCCGTCAGAATTATCAATCAGATCCTGCTCTCTCCTGGCAATACTTTGGCTCCGACACGGGAATTCTACGGCATTATCCGGCCGCACAATGGACGGATTCGCGGACCAATAAACTGGATGCGGATACGTACGATTGCCGCAAGAGATCGTGGTACATTGAGACGGCCACGTGCTCGAAGGACATAGTCATATTGCTGGATTATTCGGGTTCGATGACGGGTCATCGCCTTCATGTGGCCAAGTTCACCATACGCAGCATATTGGACTCTTTCTCGAACAATGATTTCTTTACGATCTTCAGGTATTCGAACAATGTTACGGGCATTGTGCCCTGCTTCAAAGATGCCCTCGTCCAGGCCACGCCCGAGAATATTGAGACCTTCAATTCAGCCATTGCTAAACTTAAAGATCCCAAAGATTATGCGAATCTTACAGAAGCTTATGATTATGCCTTTCAAATCCTACGCAACTATTATATAAATCGTAGATGCAATGAAACCACCAACTGCAATCAGGCCATAATGCTGGTTACTGACGGCGTTGCTGGTAATACGACGGAAGTATTCGAGCAATACAACTGGGGCAATGGGGACAATGGAACCTCGAAAATGAATGTCCGCATCTTTACGTATCTGCTGGGCAAGGAGGTGACCAAGGTGCGAGAGATTCAGCTAATGGCATGCATGAATCGTGGCTACTATTCACATGTTCAAACTCTCGACGAAGTGCACGAGGAAGTGCTGAAGTATGTCGACGTGATTGCGACGCCGTTGGTGCTGCAGGACGTTCAACATCCGCCCACTTGGACGCATGCCTTCACCGACAAAACATACGATCCGTTGAACTCAACAGAACGAAGGCCGCGTCTTATGATTGCCGTCGGAGTGCCAGCCTTTGATCGTTCCTATTGCCATGAGAACAGTACCAATCGTCGAGCTCGTCTCCTAGGCGTGGCCGGAACAGATGTGCCTGTCGAGGACATTGACAAGCTGACGCTGCCCTACAAG CTTGGCGTCAATGGCTACTCATTTGTGGTGTCCAACAATGGCTATGTGCTGCTCCATCCAGATCTGCGTCCCATAGGC TCGAACGGAAAAATGAATCCCAATTATAATAGCATCGATTTTACCGAAGTCGAACATCTTTTCGAAGATCAAAGCCCCCGTGAACCGGGTGAATCTATTCTAAATATACGCCGTGCTATGGTGAATCACGAGGCCAAGGAGTTTAAGGACATCTCCGTCAAATTCCACTACGATAAAATGCGACGCGTCTCTGAGGAGAAGCAGGACTACTTCTTCGCCCCCCTACCAAATACCCCTTTCACATTGGGGATTGTTATGCCGAGCGATTATGGCAAGACATGGATCAAAGTGGGCGATGAGGTGGACAAGAACAAGCACATGAAGGTGAACATCTCAGAGTTCTTCATTGGTGAAAACTGGAAAGTGCATCCGGATTG GGTCTATTGCAAGTACCACTATCTGGAGGGTCATGAGTTTAAGACGCCTGAGGCAGAGTTACGGGAATTTCTAGAGAAGATGATGAGGCTCGACTGGAAATTTCCAGAACAATATGCGGAAGAAGAGTCCGATTTTGATGACAAAGACGATC TAAACTGTGGACGAAAGACACTCGGAGATGATGCCTACTACTGCAACAAGGAGCTGGTGCACTTGCTCATCTTTGACGCCAAGGTGACCAACTTTAGCTACGGCGAATGGAagtttgaaaatgaaaaggaaCGACAACTGATCGAAAAATTTGGGGCTACTTTACGTTTTGTGGCCACAATGAGTGGATTGACACGCTGGCAATTCATCTTCGGCGAAGTGGAGGTGGATACGGATCAGGAGTTTGGCGATTATCATACGACGGCAATTGATGAGACATGGTACAAGAGCGCCATATTGCAACACCATCAGGACAACACCGAGAGTTTTGTCTATTCGGTGAAGCATTACAACGATCCGCTCGAGGACAGTGATCTGAAGGTGACAGCCTCGCATGCAATCTTCCCCAGAGATGGCGGCAAGGAGGCGCCCGCCTGTGTCGTTGGATTCCAGTTCTCCCAAACTCGGATGTATGAACGATTCTTCAACATTACAGCCGTTGACAAT TGCAATAATTGCCTTCCTATCTGcactgatgatgatgtcgaTTGTGtggttatcgataacaatgcCTACATCGTGGTCGGCCAGAATTTGAATACTACAGGCAAGTTCTTTGGAGAATTCCATGGCGATGTCATGGCTGCCATGGTAGAAAAGGGCATCTTCCAAAGCATCGAAGTCTACGACTTTCAGGCTCTCTGCAAAGAAGAACCAACATCTCCCAGCGATGGTCACAGTCTGTTGCAT CCATTAAAATTGTTGAGTCTCACTTGGAAATGGCTAATAGCGCAGCTATTCTGGCACTACCAAAGGGTACAATGGTGGGCGGATGGAGCGCCCT tCATGGAATACTTGGACAATATCGAGGACGAATATGTGGCAGTCGGCGACAGCAACTCACAATCGGCAGCGAAGCCCAAAGAGGATGGCGATGATGGTGATGCAATATTTCAAGCGCCTGAGCCGGAGCCCAAATATACGCCTTGCGATATGCAATCCACACTTTATTCGCTTCAACCCGAGTCACTCGTGGGCATCAATGACTATGTGACGGTGCCATCGACACGTCCATTTCTGGTTAAAAAGATACCCTACTCGAATctgttgctggtggtggtCAATGTGCTGATGCCATCGCGCAACGTTCGCCTTACCACCGAGCCAACACGCATCACGAGTTACGAATCCGCATATCCATGCTACAAGCTCAACATGAGCTTCTACGAACGTCGGCGCATTGAAGAATGCTTCACGGTGCATGATAAT GAGCAAAATTTCACGTATTGCGGAAATGCCTCGCGGCTTCGACTGACGGCACAGCTGCTGCCGTTGACCATAATTTTGATGTTTTACTTGACGCGTTGCTTTATGCGCATCTAG
- the LOC132798999 gene encoding DNA mismatch repair protein spellchecker 1 produces the protein MEGKSIVSRQEPVLHLDTNARRNFIKFHNKLGEKPNSTVRFFDQTDCYTVHGNGDCEQVAKIVYKSTAYVHLLLPDDKKETLQYVAMSKSNFDLAVRELLLVRNLRVEVYVKRSSDWHLEYSGSPGNLLQFEDILFSNKEVLVGNSIIALQLKVEAGTQRRVGVAAVEQNDCTFQLLEFVDDDFFTELEATVVLLGPKECLLPSAEGEYAAVKALLERNGVMITVPKKESVANRNDLLQDLNRLLRFAKGQQEDANGLKELQLQLASEALRVAIKYLDLVNDAGNLGHYELKQLDLKRFVHLDATAVAALNIMPKPGTHPSMPSYRWQSILGVLDHCRTPQGHRLMAQWVKQPLRSCEILNDRHNIVQCLLESPHTLDMLSLDYLKRIPDILMLTKKLMRRKATLQDLFRIYQVILRTPKILQLLIELDNSTVQSVLCAPFKSFLEDLTGLKQMVEQVVDFEAIEKGEYLVKGSFDSRLMELQQTMAELYKKMERLQSKCNEELELDGKLLKLENVAKLGYHFRITLKDDSVLRKNKNYRIVDVIKGGVRFTSDKLEGYADEFASCRTRYEEQQQSIVEEIIQVAVGYAAPLTSLNNELAQLDCLVSFANAARSAPTPYVRPKMLPEGAGQLQLDDVRHPCLELQEHVSFIANSVEFEKDKCNMFIITGPNMGGKSTYIRSVGTAVLMAHVGAFVPCSLATISMVDSILGRVGASDNIIKGLSTFMVEMIETSGIIRTATDKSLVIIDELGRGTSTYEGCGIAWSIAEHLAKQTKCFTLFATHFHEITKLAETLSTVKNCHMAAVADADNFTLLYQVRPGVMEKSFGIQVARLANFPEHVVQNAQEVYNEFEDEHADKQNQTDKDLLDKIQVAIEQLSTAGNNTEINVEDLTTLVAQFAKDIKQLDSDYFKSVLSTTEA, from the exons ATGGAAGGAAAATCAATTGTGAGCAGACAAGAGCCGGTGCTGCATCTAG ATACAAATGCACGTCgcaatttcataaaattcCACAACAAGCTGGGCGAG AAACCTAACTCGACGGTGCGTTTTTTTGATCAAACCGATTGCTACACTGTTCATGGCAACGGTGACTGCGAACAAGTGgctaaaattgtttataaatctACCGCCTATGTGCACTTGTTGCTGCCCGATGACAAGAAGGAAACGCTGCAGTATGTGGCCATGTCCAAGTCCAACTTTGACCTCGCCGTGCGTGAGCTGCTTTTGGTGCGCAATCTACGTGTTGAAGTGTATGTGAAACGTTCTTCCGATTGGCATCTGGAGTATAGTGGTTCACCCGGCAATCTGCTTCAGTTCGAGgatattttgttttccaacAAAGAGGTGCTGGTGGGAAATAGCATCATTGCGCTGCAGCTTAAAGTGGAAGCTGGCACACAGAGgcgtgtgggcgtggctgccGTGGAGCAAAATGATTGCACCTTTCAGCTGCTCGAATTCGTGGATGATGATTTCTTTACGGAACTGGAGGCCACTGTGGTGCTATTGGGACCCAAGGAATGTCTGTTGCCCTCGGCTGAGGGCGAATATGCGGCTGTCAAAGCACTCTTGGAACGCAATGGCGTCATGATCACTGTGCCCAAAAAGGAAAGCGTTGCAAATCGCAATGATCTGTTACAAGACTTGAATCGTTTGTTGCGTTTTGCCAAGGGACAGCAGGAGGATGCCAACGGACTTAAGGAGCTACAGTTGCAGCTAGCTTCAGAGGCCTTACGAGTGGCAATTAAATACTTGGACTTGGTCAATGATGCGGGCAACTTGGGACACTATGAACTAAAGCAGTTGGATCTTAAGCG CTTTGTACACCTGGACGCAACTGCAGTGGCTGCTCTGAACATTATGCCCAAACCAGGCACGCATCCATCGATGCCCTCGTATCGTTGGCAAAGCATTCTGGGTGTCCTTGATCATTGTCGCACGCCGCAAGGACATCGTCTCATGGCACAGTGGGTGAAGCAGCCTCTGCGCAGTTGTGAGATTCTCAATGATCGCCACAACATTGTGCAATGCTTGCTGGAGTCTCCACATACGCTGGACATGCTTAGTCTGGATTATTTGAAGCGCATACCAGATATTCTGATGCTCACCAAGAAGCTAATGCGTCGCAAGGCCACATTACAGGATCTATTTCGCATTTATCAGGTCATATTGCGCACTCCAAAAATATTGCAGCTGCTGATTGAGCTGGATAACAGCACAGTGCAAAGCGTGTTGTGTGCACCCTTTAAAAGTTTCCTCGAGGATTTAACAGGGCTCAAGCAAATGGTTGAGCAGGTGGTAGATTTTGAGGCCATCGAGAAGGGCGAGTATTTGGTCAAGGGTTCTTTTGACAGTCGTCTTATGGAGCTGCAGCAAACCATGGCTGAGTTATACAAGAAAATGGAACGTCTGCAGAGCAAATGCAATGAAGAACTCGAGCTGGACGGCAAGCTGCTCAAGCTGGAAAATGTGGCAAAATTGGGCTATCATTTTCGCATCACACTCAAAGATGATTCGGTGCTGCGTAAGAATAAAAACTATCGCATTGTGGATGTGATCAAGGGCGGCGTGCGTTTCACCTCCGACAAGCTAGAAGGCTATGCCGATGAGTTTGCTAGCTGCCGTACTCGCTacgaggagcagcagcagtccaTTGTTGAGGAGATTATCCAGGTGGCAGTGGGTTATGCGGCGCCATTAACTTCACTAAACAATGAACTCGCCCAGCTGGATTGCCTGGTTAGTTTTGCCAACGCTGCTCGAAGTGCTCCGACGCCATATGTGCGTCCCAAGATGCTGCCCGAAGGCGCCGGTCAGCTGCAGCTTGATGATGTGCGACATCCATGCCTGGAGCTACAGGAGCATGTCAGCTTTATAGCCAACAGTGTCGAGTTTGAAAAGG ATAAATGTAACATGTTCATCATAACGGGTCCCAATATGGGCGGCAAAAGCACTTACATACGTTCCGTGGGCACAGCTGTGTTAATGGCACATGTCGGTGCCTTTGTGCCCTGCAGCTTGGCCACCATTAGCATGGTGGACTCGATATTAGGCCGCGTTGGAGCCAGCGATAACATTATCAAAGGCCTGAGCACATTTATGGTGGAAATGATTGAAACCTCTGGCATTATAAGG ACTGCTACGGATAAATCTCTGGTAATTATTGATGAACTCGGACGTGGAACGTCCACTTATGAGGGCTGTGGTATTGCCTGGTCTATAGCTGAGCACCTAGCAAAGCAAACTAAGTGCTTCACACTTTTTGCCACGCATTTCCATGAAATTACCAAATTGGCTGAAACATTGTCCACAGTGAAAAATTGCCACATGGCTGCTGTAGCCGATGCGGACAACTTTACGCTACTTTATCAAGTGCGACCTGGTGTCATGGAGAAAAGTTTTGGCATACAGGTGGCGCGTTTGGCTAATTTTCCAGAGCATGTGGTGCAGAATGCCCAAGAGGTTTACAATGAATTTGAGGATGAGCATGCAGACAAGCAAAATCAAACGGATAAGGATCTGCTCGATAAGATACAAGTGGCCATAGAGCAGCTATCGACTGCTGGCAATAATACCGAGATCAATGTGGAGGATCTTACAACGTTGGTCGCACAATTTGCAAAGGATATTAAACAGCTGGATAGCGATTACTTCAAATCTGTGCTCAGCACCACCGAGGCTTAG
- the LOC132799001 gene encoding polypeptide N-acetylgalactosaminyltransferase 35A — protein sequence MMQIKRLLCKSCTLGSLLIAAVWTVGLLLYMHMLRSSIPAAGWNTAPRAEMNYKAQVTVGCRPEFFNYSGKEDLVTEEQPKQLELLGVVRNKQDKYIRDIGYKHHAFNALVSNNIGLYRDIPDTRHKVCQAELPDMELPQASIIMCFYNEHKMTLMRSIKTVLERTPDQLLKEIILVDDNSDLPELEFHLLADLHARLKYDNLRYIRNEQREGLIRSRVIGARDASGDVLVFLDSHIEVNRQWLEPLMHLVQQENATLAVPVIDLINADTFEYTSSPLVRGGFNWGLHFRWEHLPDGTLKVPEDFKGPFRSPTMAGGLFAVNRLYFQHIGEYDMAMDIWGGENIEISFRVWQCGGAIKIVPCSRVGHIFRKRRPYTAPDGANTMLKNSLRLAHVWMDNYKDYYLKHEKVPKDYDFGDISARLALRERLKCHDFAWYLQNVYPELRVPGEEPKKSAAAAAPIFQPWHSRKRNYLDSFQLRLAGTQLCASVVAPKVKGFWKKGSSLTLQPCRGRAPNQLWYETEKSEIILDKLLCLEAADDALVIINKCHEMLGDQQWRHTRNKDSPVYNMAKGTCLRAAAAEVGAKISLDLCSKAGNVGGAWDIVLMKQDQKAVGGGGDQQPKPDRQLL from the coding sequence ATGATGCAAATCAAGCGCCTGCTATGCAAATCCTGCACTCTCGGCTCGCTCCTAATTGCGGCTGTTTGGACAGTGGGACTTTTGCTCTACATGCATATGCTGCGTAGCTCTATTCCAGCGGCTGGCTGGAATACTGCACCACGAGCTGAAATGAATTACAAAGCTCAAGTAACCGTTGGCTGTCGACCGGAGTTCTTCAACTACTCTGGCAAAGAAGATCTGGTCACGGAGGAACAGCCCAAGCAGCTCGAGTTACTAGGCGTGGTGCGGAATAAGCAGGATAAATATATTCGAGACATTGGTTACAAGCATCATGCATTCAATGCGCTTGTGTCTAACAACATCGGACTCTATCGCGACATACCCGACACCAGACACAAGGTGTGTCAGGCGGAGCTGCCTGATATGGAGCTGCCTCAGGCCTCGATCATCATGTGCTTCTATAATGAGCACAAGATGACGTTGATGCGCTCTATAAAAACAGTACTGGAACGCACCCCCGACCAACTGCTCAAGGAGATCATACTGGTGGACGACAACAGCGATTTGCCGGAGCTTGAGTTTCATCTGCTGGCCGATCTTCATGCCCGGCTTAAGTACGATAATCTGCGCTACATACGCAACGAGCAGCGGGAGGGTTTAATACGTTCGCGGGTCATTGGAGCACGTGATGCGAGTGGTGATGTATTGGTTTTTCTCGACTCGCACATCGAAGTGAATCGTCAGTGGTTGGAGCCGTTGATGCATCTGGTGCAGCAGGAGAATGCCACGTTGGCGGTGCCCGTAATTGATCTTATAAATGCAGATACCTTTGAGTATACGTCGAGTCCGTTGGTGCGCGGTGGCTTCAATTGGGGACTTCATTTTCGCTGGGAGCATTTACCGGATGGCACCCTCAAGGTTCCGGAGGATTTCAAGGGACCGTTCCGTTCGCCAACGATGGCAGGCGGTTTATTTGCGGTGAATCGTTTGTACTTCCAGCACATTGGCGAATACGATATGGCCATGGATATTTGGGGTGGCGAGAACATAGAGATCTCCTTCCGTGTTTGGCAATGTGGCGGTGCCATCAAGATTGTGCCCTGCTCCCGTGTCGGACACATTTTTCGGAAGCGACGTCCCTACACGGCACCAGATGGCGCCAACACGATGTTGAAGAACTCTTTACGTTTGGCGCACGTTTGGATGGACAACTACAAGGATTACTATCTGAAGCATGAGAAAGTACCGAAGGACTATGACTTTGGAGACATAAGCGCGCGGTTGGCGCTGCGTGAGCGCCTGAAGTGCCATGACTTTGCCTGGTATCTGCAGAATGTTTATCCCGAGTTGCGAGTGCCTGGAGAGGAGCCAAAGAagtcagcggcagcagcagcgcccaTTTTCCAGCCTTGGCATTCACGTAAGCGCAACTATCTGGACTCCTTCCAGCTGCGTCTTGCGGGCACACAGCTTTGTGCGTCGGTTGTGGCGCCCAAGGTGAAGGGATTCTGGAAGAAAGGCAGTAGTTTGACATTGCAACCCTGTCGCGGCCGAGCACCCAATCAACTGTGGTACGAGACAGAGAAATCGGAAATCATCTTGGATAAGCTGTTGTGCTTGGAGGCTGCAGACGATGCGCTGGTCATCATTAACAAGTGCCATGAGATGCTTGGCGATCAGCAGTGGCGACACACCAGGAACAAGGACAGTCCCGTCTACAACATGGCCAAGGGCACATGTCTAAGAGCTGCAGCAGCCGAAGTGGGTGCCAAGATCAGTCTGGACTTGTGCTCCAAGGCGGGCAATGTGGGCGGTGCCTGGGATATAGTATTAATGAAACAGGATCAAAAAGCTGTAGGAGGCGGAGGAGATCAACAACCAAAGCCGGACAGGCAGCTGCTGTGA
- the LOC132799002 gene encoding ras-related protein Rab-14 isoform X1, translating into MTAAPYNYNYIFKYIIIGDMGVGKSCLLHQFTEKKFMANCPHTIGVEFGTRIIEVDDKKIKLQIWDTAGQERFRAVTRSYYRGAAGALMVYDITRRSTYNHLSSWLTDTRNLTNPSTVIFLIGNKSDLESTREVTYEEAKEFADENGLMFLEASAMTGQNVEEAFLETARKIYQNIQEGRLDLNASESGGATSTVATIAAKSQQRGSTCEGSVLVLNRNS; encoded by the exons ATGACTGCAGCACCATATAACTACAACTATATCTTTAAATACATCATTATTGGTGACATGGGCGTGGGCAAATCCTGCCTACTGCATCAGTTTACCGAGAAGAAAT TCATGGCCAACTGTCCGCACACAATTGGCGTTGAGTTTGGCACACGCATTATCGAGGTTGATGACAAGAAGATTAAACTACAAATTTGGGATACTGCTGGCCAGGAACGTTTTAGGGCCGTTACTCGATCGTATTATCGCGGTGCTGCAGGTGCTCTAATGGTTTACGATATAACTAGACG TTCAACGTATAATCATTTGAGCAGCTGGCTCACCGATACTCGCAATCTCACAAATCCCAGCACTGTGATTTTTCTCATTGGTAATAAATCCGATTTGGAGAGCACACGAGAGGTGACCTATGAGGAGGCCAAAGAGTTTGCCGACGAGAACGGACTCATGTTCTTGGAGGCCAGCGCCATGAC TGGCCAAAATGTGGAGGAAGCATTTTTGGAAACGGCACGCAAAATCTATCAAAACATACAGGAGGGTCGTCTTGATCTAAATGCATCTGAATCGGGGGGTGCAACATCGACCGTCGCAACCATCGCGGCCAAATCTCAGCAGCGAGGCAGCACATGTGAAGGATCAGTGCTCGTGCTAAAT cgcAACTCGTAA
- the LOC132799002 gene encoding ras-related protein Rab-14 isoform X2, which translates to MTAAPYNYNYIFKYIIIGDMGVGKSCLLHQFTEKKFMANCPHTIGVEFGTRIIEVDDKKIKLQIWDTAGQERFRAVTRSYYRGAAGALMVYDITRRSTYNHLSSWLTDTRNLTNPSTVIFLIGNKSDLESTREVTYEEAKEFADENGLMFLEASAMTGQNVEEAFLETARKIYQNIQEGRLDLNASESGGATSTVATIAAKSQQRGSTCEGSVLVLNVLTLYTYA; encoded by the exons ATGACTGCAGCACCATATAACTACAACTATATCTTTAAATACATCATTATTGGTGACATGGGCGTGGGCAAATCCTGCCTACTGCATCAGTTTACCGAGAAGAAAT TCATGGCCAACTGTCCGCACACAATTGGCGTTGAGTTTGGCACACGCATTATCGAGGTTGATGACAAGAAGATTAAACTACAAATTTGGGATACTGCTGGCCAGGAACGTTTTAGGGCCGTTACTCGATCGTATTATCGCGGTGCTGCAGGTGCTCTAATGGTTTACGATATAACTAGACG TTCAACGTATAATCATTTGAGCAGCTGGCTCACCGATACTCGCAATCTCACAAATCCCAGCACTGTGATTTTTCTCATTGGTAATAAATCCGATTTGGAGAGCACACGAGAGGTGACCTATGAGGAGGCCAAAGAGTTTGCCGACGAGAACGGACTCATGTTCTTGGAGGCCAGCGCCATGAC TGGCCAAAATGTGGAGGAAGCATTTTTGGAAACGGCACGCAAAATCTATCAAAACATACAGGAGGGTCGTCTTGATCTAAATGCATCTGAATCGGGGGGTGCAACATCGACCGTCGCAACCATCGCGGCCAAATCTCAGCAGCGAGGCAGCACATGTGAAGGATCAGTGCTCGTGCTAAATGTATtaactttatatacatacgCATAg